Proteins encoded within one genomic window of Rhododendron vialii isolate Sample 1 chromosome 1a, ASM3025357v1:
- the LOC131306755 gene encoding uncharacterized protein LOC131306755 codes for MCLGYVCEEKEVELGREQAPGGCPHCGGKVEAVDVERKWRFCFLPICCKIKRKYLCTLCAKRLIFLYP; via the coding sequence atgtgtctGGGGTACGTATGTGAGGAAAAGGAGGTAGAGTTGGGGAGAGAGCAAGCCCCTGGGGGATGCCCACACTGTGGAGGAAAGGTGGAAGCTGTGGATGTGGAGAGGAAGTGGAGGTTCTGCTTTCTTCCCATTTGCTGCAAGATCAAAAGGAAGTATTTATGTACTCTGTGTGCCAAACGTTTGATCTTCTTGTACCCATAG
- the LOC131306749 gene encoding uncharacterized protein LOC131306749 — protein MVIKATCYSLYMFQKHAFHVNATPVSDQDYNYVMLHYMKGERERERERERGHMEAHNERKEQVEKEERERMMKKEEERGEEVHSKMPEDPATKAKEVIREAIVSGGDDQRDDQEEDKAREPDDVLVFSRAVNKVDSSLE, from the coding sequence ATGGTTATTAAAGCTACGTGTTACTCTTTATACATGTTCCAGAAGCATGCATTTCACGTAAACGCAACACCTGTATCTGATCAAGATTATAATTATGTAATGCTCCATTACatgaagggagagagagagagagagagagagagagagagaggccataTGGAAGCACACAACGAGAGGAAAGAGCAGgtagagaaagaggagagagagaggatgatgaagaaagaggaagaaagaggTGAGGAGGTGCACAGCAAGATGCCGGAGGATCCAGCGACAAAGGCTAAGGAGGTGATTCGCGAGGCAATTGTCAGCGGAGGTGATGATCAGAGAGATGATCAGGAGGAGGATAAAGCCAGAGAGCCCGATGACGTTCTCGTATTTTCAAGAGCCGTAAACAAAGTTGATTCTTCCCTCGAATGA
- the LOC131306741 gene encoding large ribosomal subunit protein uL30w, producing MGEEVKCAVVPESVLKKQKRNEEWALAKKQDLEAAKKKNAENRKLIFNRAKQYSKEYEEQGKDLIRLKREARLKGGFYVSPEAKLLFIVRIRGINAMDPKTRKILQLLRLRQIFNGVFLKVNKATVNMLHRVEPYVTYGYPNLKSVKELIYKRGYGKLNKQRTALTDNCIVEQALGKYGIICVEDLIHEIMTVGPHFKEANNFLWPFKLKAPLGGLKKKRNHYVEGGDAGNREDYINELIRRMN from the exons ATGGGTGAAGAAGTTAAGTGTGCAGTGGTTCCGGAGTCAGTGTTGAAGAAGCAGAAAAGGAATGAGGAATGGGCTCTTGCAAAGAAGCAAGATCTTGAAGctgcaaagaagaagaatgccGAGAATAGGAAGTTGATCTTCAACAGAGCAAAGCAGTACTCGAAGGAGTATGAGGAGCAG GGTAAGGATTTGATTCGATTGAAGCGTGAGGCAAGGTTGAAGGGGGGATTCTATGTCAGCCCGGAAGCCAAGCTGCTGTTTATTGTCAGAATCCGTGG GATCAATGCAATGGACCCAAAGACGAGAAAAATTCTGCAGCTTCTGCGATTGAGACAG ATATTTAATGGTGTCTTTTTGAAAGTCAACAAAGCCACCGTGAATATGTTGCATAGGGTTGAGCCTTACGTGACCTATGG GTATCCAAATCTGAAAAGCGTTAAAGAGTTGATTTACAAGAGAGGCTATGGGAAACTAAACAAGCAGAGGACTGCTTTGACTGACAATTGTATCGTTGAACAG GCTTTGGGTAAGTACGGAATCATTTGTGTTGAAGATCTGATCCATGAGATCATGACTGTCGGACCCCACTTTAAGGAAGCAAACAACTTTTTGTGGCCCTTCAAGCTTAAGGCACCACTCGGTGGTctgaaaaagaagaggaatCACTATGTAGAAGGCGGCGATGCTGGGAATCGCGAAGACTACATCAATGAGCTCATCAGGAGGATGAACTAG